One genomic segment of Chelonia mydas isolate rCheMyd1 chromosome 1, rCheMyd1.pri.v2, whole genome shotgun sequence includes these proteins:
- the LOC102930247 gene encoding putative olfactory receptor 52P1 has product MAVFNLTPSDASTFILTGIPGLEAAHVWISIPFSMFYIISLLGNFMVLFVVGKEETLHKPMFLLFCMLALTDISMSTSVVPKALSIFWVNLKGITVGGCLIQMFFLHAASVMHSAVLVTMAIDRYVAICNPLRYATILTNTRIAKLGLVGLTRAVLFMMPLPLLLSRLPFCANRIIPHMYCESIAVAKISCGDITVNNMYGLAMAFLVIGLDLTLIALSYSLIMRAVLRISSKEAHQKALNTCTAHICVMLMSYTPFLFSNVTHRFGQAIAPHIHIILGNFYILIPPMLNPIIYGVKTKELREKVGKYICRM; this is encoded by the coding sequence ATGGCAGTTTTCAATCTCACCCCCTCTGATGCTTCAACATTCATCCTAACAGGCATCCCTGGCCTGGAAGCTGCCCATGtctggatttccatccctttctctatGTTCTACATTATCAGCCTGTTGGGAAATTTCATGGTTCTGTTTGTTGTAGGCAAAGAGGAGACCCTGCACAAGCCGATGTTCCTGCTGTTCTGCATGCTGGCGCTCACAGACATCAGCATGTCTACCTCAGTTGTGCCGAAGGCACTGAGTATATTTTGGGTCAATTTAAAAGGAATTACTGTGGGTGGCTGCCTCATCCAGATGTTCTTCCTTCATGCAGCTTCTGTTATGCACTCAGCCGTCCTTGTGACAATGGCCATCGATCGCTATgttgccatatgtaaccctctgagatacGCCACCATCCTCACCAACACACGAATAGCTAAGCTAGGGCTAGTGGGTTTGAcaagagctgttctcttcatGATGCCCCTGCCACTGCTCCTGAGCAGGCTGCCATTCTGTGCCAACCGCATTATCCCCCACATGTACTGCGAATCTATAGCTGTGGCAAAGATATCGTGTGGGGACATCACAGTCAACAATATGTACGGCTTGGCGATGGCGTTTCTAGTCATTGGGTTAGATCTGACCCTCATTGCCCTGTCCTACAGTCTGATCATGAGGGCTGTCCTAAGAATCTCCTCTAAGGAAGCCCACCAGAAAGCTCTCaacacctgcacagcccacatCTGTGTGATGCTGATGTCTTATACTCCCTTCCTGTTCTCCAATGTGACCCATCGATTTGGTCAGGCCATTGCTCCCCACATTCACATCATCTTGGGCAACTTCTATATCCTCATCCCCCCCATGCTCAACCCTATCATTTATGGGGTGaaaaccaaagagcttcgtgAAAAAGTAGGCAAATACATCTGCAGAATGTAA
- the LOC102930467 gene encoding putative olfactory receptor 52P1, translating to MAALNFTPSDPSTFMLTGIPGLEAAHVWISIPFSTFYIIGLLGNFMILFVVGKEQTLHKPMFLLLCMLALTDIGTSTSIVPKALCIFWFNLKGITEGGCLAQMFLLHVVSAMHSAVLVTMAFDRYVAICNPLRYATILTNARIAKLGLVGFIRSFLFILPLPLLLSRLPFCANRIIPHTYCDHMAVVKMSCGDTTVNRIYGLVVAFVVVGLDLMLVALSYGLIIRAVLRISSKKSYQKALNTCTAHIFVMLISCTLSLFSILTHRFGQGITPHVRIIFANLYFLIPPMLNPIIYGVKTKELRDKMGKYTCRR from the coding sequence ATGGCAGCTCTCAACTTCACCCCCTCTGACCCTTCAACATTCATGTTAACGGGAATCCCTGGTTTGGAAGCTGCTCATGTCTGGATTTCCATTCCTTTTTCTACGTTCTACATTATTGGCCTGTTGGGAAATTTCATGATTCTGTttgttgtaggcaaagagcagaccCTGCACAAGCCGATGTTCCTGTTGCTCTGCATGCTGGCACTCACGGACATCGGCACATCTACATCCATCGTGCCAaaggcactgtgtatattttggttcaatttgaaaggCATTACTGAGGGTGGCTGCCTCGCCCAGATGTTCTTACTTCATGTGGTTTCTGCTATGCACTCAGCCGTCCTTGTGACAATGGCCTTCGATCGCTACgttgccatatgtaaccctctcagatatgccaccatcctcaccaatGCACGAATAGCTAAGCTAGGGCTTGTGGGTTTCATAAGATCTTTTCTCTTCATTCTTCCACTGCCCTTGCTCCTGAGCAGGCTGCCATTCTGTGCCAATCGCATTATCCCCCACACTTACTGTGACCACATGGCTGTGGTGAAGATGTCATGTGGGGACACCACAGTCAACAGGATATACGGCTTGGTGGTTGCCTTTGTAGTCGTCGGGTTAGACCTGATGCTCGTTGCCCTGTCCTATGGTCTGATTATCAGGGCTGTCCTCAGAATATCCTCCAAGAAATCCTACCAGAAAGCCCTGAACACATGCACAGCCCACATCTTTGTGATGCTGATTTCTTGTactctctccctcttctccattCTGACACACCGGTTTGGTCAAGGCATCACTCCCCATGTTCGCATCATCTTTGCCAACCTCTACTTCCTCATTCCCCCCATGCTCAACCCTATCATTTAtggggtcaaaaccaaagagcttcgtgACAAAATGGGCAAATACACCTGCAGAAGATGA